One part of the Bacillus sp. FJAT-27916 genome encodes these proteins:
- a CDS encoding NUDIX hydrolase yields MYKQVVCFLRRKDEILMLNRDYAPVQGLWNGVGGKKRENELPLDCAIREVEEETGIVLSANEIAFKGIVTWNSDKEVHGGLYVYLAEMPNDFTYETPRKTSEGILDWKKISWLLNSDNLGTGEMIPHYLPNLLDQSKPLKHICTIRQRRLTDYEYTCLDEHE; encoded by the coding sequence ATGTACAAACAAGTAGTATGTTTCTTGAGAAGGAAGGACGAAATCTTGATGCTGAACAGGGATTATGCACCTGTGCAAGGCCTTTGGAACGGGGTTGGAGGGAAAAAGAGGGAAAACGAACTACCGCTTGATTGTGCGATTAGAGAAGTTGAAGAGGAAACAGGAATTGTTTTATCAGCAAATGAAATTGCATTTAAGGGTATCGTCACATGGAATTCAGACAAGGAGGTTCATGGAGGGCTATATGTTTATTTAGCAGAAATGCCGAATGACTTTACCTATGAAACACCGAGAAAGACATCAGAAGGGATTCTCGATTGGAAAAAGATCTCTTGGCTGTTAAACTCTGATAACTTAGGGACAGGAGAAATGATTCCTCACTATTTACCTAATCTGCTAGATCAGTCAAAGCCGCTAAAGCATATCTGTACGATTCGTCAAAGAAGATTAACAGACTATGAATATACATGCCTTGATGAGCACGAATAG
- a CDS encoding acyl-CoA thioesterase, whose product MHNEAKKVKDSLTYLTDLILPADTNHYGTVFGGKVMAYVDKIAGIAAMRHCRKPVVTASGDSLDFHAPIKSGEAINLEAFVTWAHKTSMVVYVRVEGENLMTGERRLTSEAYLTMIAVDEDGRPSPVPAVIPETDQEIKLYKRAEERYFERKNQLK is encoded by the coding sequence ATGCATAATGAAGCTAAGAAAGTGAAAGATTCTTTAACGTATTTAACTGATTTGATCCTGCCTGCTGACACGAATCATTATGGGACCGTGTTTGGTGGTAAGGTAATGGCTTATGTCGATAAAATAGCCGGTATTGCGGCGATGAGACATTGCCGGAAGCCCGTTGTAACGGCATCAGGAGATTCGCTTGATTTTCATGCTCCCATTAAGTCAGGAGAAGCCATTAATCTTGAGGCTTTTGTCACATGGGCTCATAAAACATCAATGGTCGTTTATGTGAGGGTGGAAGGAGAGAATTTGATGACAGGAGAGCGCAGACTCACTTCAGAAGCCTATTTAACGATGATTGCAGTCGATGAAGATGGGAGACCATCACCTGTACCAGCTGTCATTCCAGAAACAGATCAGGAAATCAAATTGTATAAACGTGCCGAAGAACGGTATTTTGAACGGAAAAATCAACTAAAATAG
- a CDS encoding PTS lactose/cellobiose transporter subunit IIA, with amino-acid sequence MQGEEKLIKALYLCGEDCSSTAIEAFAAANAGEIELAHKKLKEADDSYNCGRAIQLSIIKDTDGKGYREKVLAENYLLLAMNMNNMVREYVRSL; translated from the coding sequence ATGCAAGGAGAAGAAAAATTGATCAAAGCCTTGTACTTATGCGGGGAAGACTGCAGCAGTACAGCCATAGAAGCATTTGCTGCAGCCAATGCAGGTGAAATAGAGCTTGCCCATAAGAAATTGAAGGAGGCGGATGACTCGTATAATTGTGGACGAGCCATCCAATTATCCATCATCAAGGATACAGATGGAAAGGGATACCGTGAAAAGGTTCTTGCTGAAAATTATTTGCTGCTTGCTATGAACATGAATAATATGGTACGGGAATATGTGAGAAGCCTATGA
- a CDS encoding small, acid-soluble spore protein, alpha/beta type produces MGRKTKIMVPESREALDRLKAKIAHTDDPNQAKYEVAKEKNIPLSHGYNGKITAENAGRIGGALGGGMVKELTRLAMEQLKSNSAHPKS; encoded by the coding sequence ATGGGAAGAAAAACGAAAATCATGGTCCCTGAATCAAGAGAGGCACTTGACCGGCTAAAAGCAAAAATTGCCCATACAGATGATCCTAATCAAGCAAAATATGAAGTGGCAAAAGAAAAAAACATCCCGCTGTCACATGGCTACAACGGGAAGATTACGGCTGAAAATGCCGGCAGGATTGGAGGCGCCTTAGGAGGCGGAATGGTGAAGGAATTAACGAGATTGGCAATGGAGCAGTTGAAATCTAATTCGGCGCATCCTAAATCATAG
- a CDS encoding exodeoxyribonuclease III has translation MKLVSWNVNGLRACVGKGFLDVFETLDADVFCVQETKLQEGQITLELEGYHQYWNYAVKKGYSGTAVFTKEEPISVSYGIGRDEYDVEGRAITVEFKDYYLVNVYVPNSQRDLARLGYRLTWEKLLKEYLVGLGEKKPVILTGDLNVAHSEIDLKNAKSNRGNSGFTDEERQKMTELLEAGFVDSFRHLYPQLTDHYTWWSYMSRVRERNIGWRIDYFIVQSSIADKITEARIHSDIMGSDHCPISLEIDLS, from the coding sequence ATGAAATTAGTATCATGGAACGTGAATGGTTTAAGAGCGTGTGTGGGGAAAGGGTTTTTAGATGTTTTCGAAACCCTTGATGCAGACGTATTCTGTGTTCAGGAAACAAAGCTGCAGGAGGGGCAAATCACCCTTGAGCTTGAAGGGTATCATCAATATTGGAATTATGCCGTGAAGAAAGGGTATTCCGGTACGGCTGTCTTCACAAAGGAAGAGCCAATATCTGTCTCGTACGGCATTGGAAGGGATGAATATGATGTAGAGGGCAGAGCCATTACGGTCGAATTCAAAGACTATTACCTGGTGAATGTCTATGTGCCAAATTCACAGCGTGATTTAGCAAGACTTGGCTACCGCCTTACCTGGGAGAAGCTCTTGAAGGAGTATTTAGTAGGTCTTGGCGAGAAGAAGCCGGTTATCCTAACGGGTGATTTAAACGTCGCACATTCGGAAATTGATTTGAAGAATGCGAAATCCAATCGTGGAAATTCAGGATTTACGGATGAAGAAAGACAAAAGATGACGGAGCTGCTTGAAGCAGGCTTTGTGGATTCTTTCCGCCATCTGTATCCACAGTTGACGGACCATTATACATGGTGGTCATACATGAGCCGTGTTCGTGAACGCAATATCGGGTGGAGAATCGACTACTTCATCGTCCAAAGCTCCATTGCTGACAAGATTACAGAAGCAAGAATTCATTCTGATATCATGGGAAGCGACCATTGCCCTATTTCTTTAGAGATAGATTTATCATAA
- a CDS encoding MFS transporter codes for MKKLTKREKSWAMYDWANSAYSIVVVTAIFPLYFKASASEAGLAASTSTAYWGYANSIATLLVSILAPLLGTIADFKGFKKRFFTFFFLLGILFTMLLAFVPFDQWIFLLICFVLTAIGFAGANIFYDAFLVDVTSEERMSRTSAYGYATGYIGSTIPFIIGIGLIMSAQMELIPLSLTVAMQAAFFITALWWGLFTIPFLKNIEQVYYIDPVPSPVRTSFKRLYLTFKNIQSYKSLFLFLLAYFFYIDGVHTILTMSTAYGSDMGLSSTTLLIVLFVTQVVAAPFSILYGWLAGKYNEKIMILFGIIIYTFICIYAFFMDSALDFWILALLVGTSQGGIQALSRSYFAKLVPKESSNEFFGFYNIFGKFAAITGPFLMGVTTQLTGQTNMGVFSLIILFVIGAVILIKVPAHQPKAPAVPEADVPPGH; via the coding sequence ATGAAGAAATTAACGAAGCGGGAGAAAAGCTGGGCGATGTATGACTGGGCCAATTCCGCCTATTCGATTGTTGTCGTGACAGCTATCTTTCCGCTCTATTTTAAAGCCTCCGCATCGGAGGCTGGTCTGGCCGCCTCCACTTCAACGGCTTATTGGGGATATGCCAATTCCATTGCCACTCTCCTTGTCTCTATTCTCGCTCCATTGCTTGGAACCATCGCTGATTTCAAAGGCTTCAAGAAACGCTTTTTTACATTCTTCTTTCTATTAGGTATTCTCTTTACGATGCTTCTGGCATTCGTACCATTTGACCAGTGGATTTTCTTATTGATTTGCTTTGTCTTAACGGCCATTGGCTTTGCTGGAGCCAACATCTTTTATGATGCCTTTTTAGTGGATGTTACGTCAGAGGAGCGGATGAGCCGAACATCTGCATATGGGTATGCAACCGGCTATATCGGGAGTACGATTCCTTTTATTATTGGTATTGGACTCATTATGTCTGCGCAAATGGAGTTGATTCCTCTTTCATTGACCGTTGCCATGCAGGCAGCTTTCTTCATAACTGCCTTATGGTGGGGATTGTTCACGATACCTTTTCTTAAGAACATCGAGCAGGTCTATTATATTGACCCAGTGCCAAGCCCTGTCCGAACGAGTTTCAAACGCCTGTACTTGACGTTTAAAAATATTCAATCATATAAAAGCTTGTTTTTATTTCTGCTTGCCTATTTCTTCTACATAGACGGAGTCCATACCATCTTAACGATGTCCACAGCCTATGGATCAGATATGGGGTTAAGCTCAACCACCCTTCTGATTGTCCTGTTTGTCACCCAGGTTGTAGCCGCGCCTTTTTCAATTCTTTATGGCTGGCTGGCAGGAAAATACAATGAGAAAATAATGATTTTATTCGGCATTATCATCTATACATTCATCTGCATCTATGCCTTCTTTATGGATTCAGCCTTGGATTTCTGGATCTTAGCCTTACTTGTCGGCACATCACAGGGTGGCATACAGGCGCTTAGCCGCTCCTATTTTGCCAAACTAGTACCGAAGGAATCCTCCAATGAGTTTTTTGGCTTCTATAATATTTTCGGGAAGTTTGCCGCTATTACTGGTCCATTCCTAATGGGTGTGACGACACAATTGACCGGTCAAACGAATATGGGTGTATTCAGTCTCATCATCCTCTTTGTTATTGGGGCTGTCATTCTTATTAAAGTGCCTGCCCATCAGCCGAAAGCACCGGCGGTACCTGAGGCGGACGTTCCTCCCGGCCATTAG
- a CDS encoding alkaline phosphatase family protein: MNRKTNRLLVLSFDCLSALDYPYLCHLPHFKDILDRGSIAPKVQTIYPSLTYPCHTTIVTGRYPKNHGIINNTLIQPGRHSPDWNWYRRKVRGTTLYDEAQKANMKTAALLWPVTGRAGIDYNLPEIFPNRWWQNQLLVSLFSGTPAYQWELNKRFGQLRNGLNQPELDDFVLASAVHTIETYEPALMMVHFTDLDSMRHYHGFSSAEAIDAIKRLDIKLGKIMDALKRKSLFEETTIIVLGDHSALDENKAIHMNVLLRENGWLNVNKRGQITKWKVYGKSCDGSAYIYMNDKNDKALYDHVKAFLYSLQQNPANGIEEVLTGQEAEAMGADPNCAFMLEARRGFYFLDDAIGDFLNPIHQHDQQKKHTLATHGYSPKKDHYHTIFMAAGKGIKQGVTVSSMNLVDIGPTLAALLGLNLGKTDGHVIQALLTND; this comes from the coding sequence ATGAACCGAAAAACGAACCGATTGCTTGTTCTATCCTTTGATTGCTTGTCAGCTCTGGATTATCCCTATTTATGCCATCTTCCTCATTTCAAGGACATACTGGACAGGGGGTCTATCGCTCCAAAGGTACAAACCATCTATCCTTCTTTAACTTATCCCTGCCATACAACCATTGTGACAGGCAGATATCCAAAGAATCATGGAATTATCAATAATACGCTCATTCAGCCCGGTCGCCATTCTCCTGATTGGAACTGGTACCGTAGGAAAGTGAGGGGTACGACCCTTTACGATGAAGCGCAAAAGGCAAACATGAAAACAGCTGCGCTGCTTTGGCCAGTAACAGGCCGCGCCGGTATCGATTATAATTTACCTGAGATATTTCCAAATCGTTGGTGGCAAAACCAGCTGCTTGTCTCTTTGTTCAGCGGAACTCCCGCCTATCAATGGGAGCTGAATAAACGGTTTGGTCAGTTACGAAATGGACTGAATCAGCCTGAGCTGGATGATTTCGTACTCGCATCAGCCGTCCATACAATTGAAACATACGAGCCTGCCTTGATGATGGTTCACTTCACTGATTTAGACTCTATGCGGCATTATCATGGCTTTTCCTCAGCGGAAGCAATAGATGCGATTAAACGACTCGATATCAAGCTAGGCAAGATAATGGATGCCTTAAAGCGGAAGAGTCTTTTTGAGGAAACAACCATTATTGTCCTTGGAGACCATAGCGCACTAGATGAAAACAAAGCGATTCATATGAATGTACTTCTGAGGGAAAATGGCTGGCTTAACGTGAATAAACGCGGCCAGATTACAAAGTGGAAGGTATACGGCAAATCATGTGACGGCTCAGCATATATTTATATGAATGACAAGAATGACAAAGCCTTATATGACCACGTTAAAGCCTTTCTTTATTCATTGCAGCAAAATCCAGCAAATGGGATTGAAGAAGTGCTAACCGGACAGGAGGCGGAGGCAATGGGTGCTGACCCTAATTGTGCCTTTATGCTGGAGGCAAGACGCGGCTTCTATTTTCTCGATGATGCCATCGGAGATTTCCTCAATCCGATTCATCAGCATGATCAGCAAAAGAAGCATACATTGGCTACCCATGGCTATTCGCCAAAAAAGGATCACTACCATACTATTTTTATGGCAGCAGGAAAAGGAATCAAGCAAGGTGTAACAGTTTCTTCCATGAATTTAGTTGACATCGGTCCTACGCTTGCCGCCTTACTTGGCTTAAATCTTGGCAAAACCGACGGACATGTCATACAAGCGCTTTTAACCAATGATTAA
- a CDS encoding pyruvate, water dikinase regulatory protein — MEKREVVYVVSDSVGETAEFVVKAVSTQFNGGHVDIRRNSFVQSEEDIDEIINMARQQKSIIAYTIVIPSLKEYLDRRAALENIRAVDLLYPLMNAFEEKFHKEATHRSGLMRQLDDDYFRKVEAVEFAVKYDDGRDPRGVLNADIVLIGVSRTSKTPLSMYLAHKRYKVANVPLVPEVTPPEELFKIKKSKCFGLIITPDKLNAIRKERLKSLGLTSQASYASYERILEELDYAEKIMKRVGCPVINVSNKAVEETASVILDILKSERSYK, encoded by the coding sequence TTGGAGAAAAGAGAAGTCGTTTATGTTGTCTCTGATTCCGTTGGAGAAACAGCAGAATTTGTGGTAAAAGCCGTTTCAACGCAATTCAATGGGGGTCATGTGGATATCAGGAGAAACTCATTCGTTCAAAGCGAAGAGGATATTGATGAGATTATTAACATGGCAAGACAGCAGAAATCAATAATTGCTTATACGATTGTTATCCCATCCTTAAAGGAATACCTGGACCGCCGGGCAGCCTTGGAGAATATCCGGGCCGTTGATTTGCTATACCCATTAATGAATGCCTTTGAAGAGAAATTTCATAAGGAGGCAACCCATCGCTCAGGCTTGATGAGACAGCTTGATGATGATTACTTCCGCAAGGTTGAAGCGGTTGAATTTGCCGTTAAATATGATGATGGAAGAGACCCTAGAGGTGTATTGAATGCCGATATTGTATTAATTGGTGTATCAAGAACCTCCAAGACACCTCTTTCCATGTATCTAGCCCATAAGAGATACAAAGTAGCCAATGTTCCCCTTGTACCTGAGGTAACTCCGCCGGAGGAACTATTTAAGATCAAAAAAAGTAAATGCTTCGGGCTTATTATTACGCCGGACAAGCTCAATGCCATTCGGAAAGAGCGGCTTAAATCTTTAGGGCTTACCTCTCAGGCCAGTTATGCAAGCTATGAGAGAATTCTTGAGGAGCTGGATTATGCCGAGAAAATAATGAAAAGGGTCGGCTGCCCTGTTATTAATGTGTCTAATAAAGCTGTTGAAGAAACAGCCAGCGTCATACTTGATATTTTAAAAAGTGAAAGGAGTTACAAATAA
- the ppdK gene encoding pyruvate, phosphate dikinase, which produces MTKFVYLFNEGNSTMKELLGGKGANLAEMTNIGLPVPFGFTISTEACNSYYENDKTISSEVKTQILKALSELESITGKKLGDPANPLLVSVRSGAVFSMPGMMDTILNLGMNAETVVGMAKLTNNPRFAYDSYRRFIQMFSDVVLGVDTFYFEQYLEETREEKGYKHDPEMTAEDWMGIIEGYKKIVQKHTKQAFPEDPEQQLFLAVNAVFDSWNNQRAKVYRRLNKIPDHLGTAVNIQSMVFGNMGEDSGTGVAFTRNPSTGEHILYGEYLINAQGEDVVAGIRTPEPIQALEKDMPAVFKQFTDTCKKLESHYLDMQDIEFTVERGNLFILQTRNGKRTAQAAIRIAVEMEQEGIIDKETALLRVDPEQLDQLLHRRIDDTHVRKQLAKGLPASPGAATGQVVFDADEAELLASEGVKVILVRPETTPDDIHGIVASQAIVTSRGGMTSHAAVVARGMGKACICGCDALKIDLKEKQFKVGEVVVKHRETITIDGSTGEIMLGEIPMIEPELSEEFKTLLKWADELRDLGVRANADNPEDARKALEFGAGGIGLCRTEHMFMDAKRVPFVQSMILAETLPEREEALSHLLPMQQEDFEGIFEAMEGNPVTIRLLDPPLHEFLPDKEELLVDVTKLQIIEPDSSELAEKEALLKKVRQLDEFNPMLGHRGCRLGMIHPEIYGMQAKAIFYAVASIMKKGLPVQPEIMIPLVGHVNELRQMRQLVIDTAQEVEKETGLTFTYTVGTMIEIPRAALTADEIAEEADFFSFGTNDLTQTTFGYSRDDAEGKFLQTYIEEKVLPDNPFAVLDQNGVGKLVELGVQLGRKAKPELKTGICGEHGGEKLSIDFCYRTGLDYVSCSPYRVPLARLAAAQATIRNQQSKEAVTN; this is translated from the coding sequence ATGACCAAATTCGTCTATCTATTCAATGAAGGAAACAGCACTATGAAGGAATTGCTTGGAGGCAAGGGTGCCAACCTGGCAGAAATGACGAACATTGGATTACCCGTACCGTTCGGGTTCACCATCAGCACGGAGGCTTGTAACTCCTATTATGAAAATGATAAAACGATTTCTTCTGAGGTTAAGACACAAATCTTAAAGGCTCTCTCTGAATTAGAGAGCATAACAGGCAAGAAATTAGGCGATCCAGCGAACCCGCTCCTTGTATCCGTTCGTTCTGGGGCTGTTTTTTCCATGCCGGGAATGATGGATACCATTTTGAATTTGGGCATGAATGCGGAAACGGTCGTCGGGATGGCCAAGCTGACGAATAATCCTCGCTTTGCTTATGATTCTTACCGCCGCTTCATTCAAATGTTCTCTGATGTTGTTTTAGGCGTTGATACTTTTTATTTTGAACAATATTTGGAGGAAACACGAGAAGAGAAAGGCTATAAGCATGATCCTGAAATGACAGCAGAGGATTGGATGGGAATCATTGAAGGCTACAAAAAAATCGTGCAAAAGCATACGAAGCAGGCCTTCCCGGAAGATCCCGAACAGCAATTATTCCTGGCTGTTAATGCTGTATTCGATTCTTGGAATAATCAGCGGGCGAAAGTGTATAGACGTTTAAACAAGATTCCTGATCATTTGGGGACTGCTGTTAATATTCAAAGTATGGTCTTTGGAAACATGGGCGAAGATTCCGGCACAGGTGTCGCCTTCACACGGAACCCTTCTACAGGTGAGCATATCTTATATGGAGAATATTTAATCAATGCCCAAGGGGAGGATGTCGTGGCAGGAATACGGACACCTGAACCCATTCAGGCATTGGAAAAGGATATGCCGGCAGTGTTCAAGCAATTTACTGATACATGTAAAAAGCTGGAGAGTCATTATTTGGACATGCAGGATATTGAATTTACGGTTGAACGCGGGAACTTATTCATTTTGCAGACAAGAAATGGGAAGCGAACTGCGCAAGCAGCCATCCGCATCGCAGTTGAAATGGAACAAGAAGGAATCATCGATAAAGAGACCGCTCTTTTGCGTGTCGATCCAGAACAGCTTGATCAGCTGCTTCACCGCCGCATAGATGATACCCACGTGCGAAAGCAGCTGGCTAAAGGTCTTCCAGCATCTCCAGGCGCGGCTACTGGTCAGGTTGTCTTTGATGCAGATGAAGCAGAACTGTTGGCTTCAGAGGGAGTGAAGGTCATTCTCGTCCGTCCGGAAACAACACCAGATGATATTCACGGAATAGTCGCATCTCAGGCGATCGTTACTAGCAGGGGCGGGATGACAAGTCATGCAGCCGTTGTTGCCCGTGGGATGGGAAAAGCCTGCATTTGCGGCTGTGATGCATTGAAGATTGATTTGAAAGAGAAGCAGTTCAAGGTTGGCGAGGTAGTCGTTAAACATAGAGAGACCATTACGATTGACGGTTCAACTGGGGAAATCATGCTTGGTGAAATACCGATGATTGAGCCTGAACTCTCCGAGGAATTTAAGACCTTATTAAAATGGGCTGATGAATTGAGAGACCTTGGTGTCAGAGCCAATGCTGATAATCCAGAAGATGCAAGAAAGGCACTTGAGTTCGGAGCGGGCGGTATCGGTCTTTGCCGGACGGAGCATATGTTTATGGATGCAAAAAGGGTTCCTTTTGTCCAAAGCATGATCTTGGCAGAAACCTTGCCTGAGCGGGAGGAAGCTCTGAGCCATCTCCTTCCGATGCAGCAGGAGGATTTTGAAGGGATATTTGAGGCAATGGAGGGAAATCCGGTGACGATTCGTCTGCTTGACCCTCCTCTGCATGAGTTCCTGCCGGACAAGGAAGAATTGCTGGTCGATGTGACAAAGCTGCAAATCATAGAACCTGATAGCTCAGAACTAGCAGAGAAAGAAGCATTATTAAAGAAAGTCCGCCAATTGGATGAGTTTAATCCAATGCTAGGTCATAGGGGCTGCCGTTTAGGAATGATTCATCCTGAAATCTATGGTATGCAAGCAAAAGCCATATTCTATGCCGTTGCATCCATCATGAAGAAGGGACTCCCTGTACAACCAGAAATCATGATTCCGCTTGTCGGACATGTGAATGAGCTTAGACAAATGAGACAGCTCGTCATTGATACGGCACAGGAGGTTGAAAAGGAAACAGGTCTTACATTCACTTATACGGTTGGAACCATGATTGAGATTCCGCGTGCGGCTTTAACAGCGGATGAAATTGCGGAGGAAGCAGATTTCTTCTCATTCGGTACAAATGATTTAACACAGACGACCTTTGGTTACAGCCGTGACGATGCGGAGGGGAAATTCCTGCAGACTTATATAGAAGAAAAGGTATTGCCTGATAACCCATTTGCGGTCCTTGATCAAAACGGGGTTGGCAAATTGGTAGAACTAGGTGTCCAATTAGGAAGAAAGGCAAAACCGGAGCTGAAAACTGGTATTTGTGGTGAACACGGAGGAGAGAAGCTTTCCATTGATTTCTGCTACAGGACAGGGCTTGATTATGTGAGCTGCTCACCATACCGTGTACCGCTTGCGAGACTGGCAGCGGCACAGGCGACTATCCGAAATCAACAATCAAAAGAAGCTGTAACGAATTAA